agtaattatatatttatgaattataaTAGCCAATACTTTTGCTAGAATGTACTTCACAAATACCGTTACTTCTcggatttttaaattaaaactatttagcATATCATTATTTACTGCCATTCACCTTTCACTGTTagacgaaggcctctccaacacgcttccattcaccTCTGGTTTTGTGCAACTGTCAACCATCTCACCCCAcctattttcctaatttcgtcaacccatcttctttgcggccctccttttacctttttgcattctctcgagtaccattctagcacttcttttgaccacctttcgtccattcttctagctaagtGACCggtccattgtcatttcaatctctacaTTCTCtacactatatccactacccttttcatacttctcaaccacgtattccgtttcctatcgcTCCTCGTTATGCTGAGCGTACTCCTTTGAGTGCATTCAActccaaaatattataaagcatAACCAAATAGCTTGTTATACAGCTGAACACTTGAACCAAATTTATTGTGACTACATATTCCTACATAACATAAAATATCTCACTATATCcatgtttataatattgtaacatagagattaggtgagtggcgctcgtggaccgatgacCGACGCCAAAATGGCCTCGACGTATAGAGGAGTCGTGTATAACGGCCAATAGGATCgcgcgactcatcgaccaataggatCTCGCGAATATCTGTGCACGGAAAACACCCGatgagtataaatattgggcgCTTTCGAACTGTAGAGCATTCGGAGCTGGAGAGCTGACGAGTGCAGATCAATAAACAACTTCTACAACAACCTGGAAACCACTCTTCAAGTCCACGCAACAATGCTATTCATCTTTGTCTGCAAGATAAATATTGagttatataataatcaaaataatctTAACCTGTATGGTAGAGCTCCTTCGGGACTTGCCAATATATTGAATTGCTCTTGTTCATAGTTACAAAGATGCTCGGGGCATAGTTTGTACAACGGACATAATATAATCAcctaagaaaaaataaatagttcaacatatgtaaatatatttatcgaaATTATTTGGATTTCTTTTAATAAAGCACTTACAGGTACGCTATAATGTTTTGCCGCCAAGGCAACAGTATGACTTCCGACTACAGCTCGAAGTCCTCCACCAGCCAGCACAGTTTGTGTACCCAACATCACCTATTCGAAACAAACAGCATAATTCAACCAGTGTCAATAAATAGACgtgcgtatttattatatattaaccttATTAACACGGGACATGACAGCGAAAATGGCACTATCGGCTATAACCGTAGTTTCAATTTTGGCTTTCGCCAACTGTGCAGCCATACGATGTCCCTACATAGACAAAAAAAACATTAGCAAACCAATCCAAGTCATCAGACACAAACATTCTTATAACAATTACCTCTCCGTTGGGTGCGTTTTCGGCGACCAATACATGAAACTGTCTTTTTTGTGCGGCGCGTTTCAAAAACGATTCCACAAGTCTTGAAGCGCCGAGAGTCAAAATGATTTCATTCGAATGTATATGCTCTGTAGCCTGCGATGCGATACTCTCGAGACTGCAAAATTCATATAAAGCCGTGTACGAAATATCATCAAGTAATTAACACAAGTATGAGCATCTATAATGTAATACCAAGTCTccaattcaatttgaaattcagATATGTGTTCGAGTACCGTTTCTTTAAGATTGGGTACATTTTTACGGTACGACGTTGCAGCTTCGTCGTTCGGTCTAACAATCCCTTCTAAGGAATTAGTTGTCGAGGCACTCGCCGATGAAGAGTCCTTCAAAGAATTTCagacattgtattatacatctaatgACCAAATTGTTTACACATTGTTGATTACAGTAATAAGTTCAACCTTGGTTGCGGCAATGTATTCCGTTCTTATGATGCACAAAATCCTTCGGACCATATTCCCCGCTACGGCTTCTTGAGGCAATCTGTTTACAAGTAACTTTCCAGCAGTTTTCACTTGATCCAATAATTCTCTAATTTTCAGAAGATATATTAAtacagttttatattatatattaaatgtttatgtaatattttgacTTACTCTGCATTTTCGAATTTTGCTTTTTGTATGAGGTCTTTCAATAAGGTTACCGTATTTACGGCTATTTTAAAAGACCCGTCAATTTTCCTAGACAAAagaaaacatttaataaaactttcattttttttttaggcaAATAAAAAGTAAAGATTTCAAAAAGGGTATAAATTGTGTCCATTCttataaatagttttatatatctaaatatgtTCCTCCAAACGCAAGTGACAAGAGTGTTAATATTATAAAGAAAAGGTGATCCAATTAGACCTGGTCTTCACATCGGAGATAAACTTGACGATAGGGTCTCGCACCGTCTCTTCAGGCATCCTGACTGATTGCCAACTGTCAAGTTTTACACCAGCTGCCTCTTCCACTAAACAGGTTAGCTCGATTGAATCATTTGACATTTATCATAACACTACAAATAATGTCCATTAACTGATGAATTGAGGGAATAAATCACATTAGAACGATTGAATTTATACTGCATAATTATGCTGTATTTACATGAGgccattttttaaaacacttcacGAAGGCTATAATAGGCGTTCTGAGTCAGAAAGCCTATATTATCTCGGCTTAGTTGAATGTCTTAAAAATTGACTTCGTGTAAATGCAACGTTATTCTAAGGGGTTCGGTGATTcctccgcaaaaagcgatcgcgcgcacgtcactaaaattttgatcacagaacatctggcacccaaaaattccatcaatcgcgaaatattgtactaacgagaactcgagtgccagatgtatTGTGTATTCccgatttttacatacctcctttgccggtttccgtgacgagccagaatgttaaattacagaaaacgcaaatatcggaaggcaaagatcgaaaatcgaaagatcaaaaaaaagggtgcatggtaaacgatacatactcacttaatttgcgcgagcagggtacaacaggaacaagaggaataggcttttcctcccgtattctgcgcgcgcacattaatacgggaggaaaagcctgttcctcttgttcctgttgtaccctgctcgcgcaaattaagtgagtatgtaccgtttaccaaacaccattttttttgatctttcgacttaaggtcTTTCGATTTtctatctttgccttccgatatttgtgttttctgtaatttaacattctggctcgtcacgtagacccctcctttacatacctaaaactggtcacaccctaaaatcggtcaaccagttttctcgtgaccgattttagggtgtgaccagttttagtgtgacgggtgatcacgtgtgaccgatctagagcgatcgGTTGTCctgcgaccggttcacatttgactagtaatcaccgaaccagtgggtaaacggactactagtcatatgtgaaccagtcacaggacaaccggtcgctctagatcggtcacacgtgatcactcgtcacactaaaactggtcacgagaaaactggtcacacccaaaaattggtcacgaaaaaactggtcacacccaaaaattaaaatttggtcgaatttttgggtgtgaccagttttctcgtgaccaattttttagtgtgaccagttttctcgtgaccagttttagtgtaacGGGTTATCACgtgtgaccggttgtcctgtgaccggttcacatttgactagtaatcaccgaaccccctGAGTGACACCTACGGaattaaacttatacatatataaatttattgattataaatctgcaatcatattcaaatagtggttaaATAGTCATAGAGAATAAGAtaggattttgccaattttgatgaggaaccgtttcaacaatgaaatcagataaattggtaaagtttgataggaaacgatcgacttggagcacaaatatacaagtctgaccagcaccaCTGCAAAAATACTtccaaataaattcttttcaatcgaggtctacccagagcttgaacccgggaacttTTAAGTGGTATAATACATTAAATGGTTAATATACATTAAATGTGCACCATTGAAATTCGCCAAGGTTCTTATTTGGACAATAATACACGTTCAAATTTAACaacgtttttttataattttattcaaataattttatacaaacattTCATATAACagaacagtatatgtatgtacaagaaaattattcaattatgcaattaatatttttacattaaacatatatgtatttaaaaattatgtattacattaaaaaaaatcagttatttcattcaaaataaattcacaAAGTTACacattatgtaatattaaaattgctCGATTTAAGTAcaaattcaacaataaaaaaatcaattaagtcGATCCACAAAtcaatcaattatataatattatgcagaGACTAGAAAATTTTCAAGACGCTATATATATAAAGGCACTGTTTTAAACAGCAAATAAATATATcagaaaattgtatatatgtatgtatataattcaaattatttaaacaaatatgaaattatattaatctTTGTGATTTGTGAGAGAGCAACAAtaacaaacaaatataatttagaTGTATTATTGTAGTATTAGTATCATAAGCAGGatgataagtaaataaaaaataataatctactAACAAATAagtatctatttaaaaatatacttttataatGATGTGcgatgtacattaaaattaaaaactaagGAATTTTCACCGGAACACCTTTCACCGCTACATAACTATCTCGCCCATCAATAAGTGCCAAAAGTTCCTGCCTTCCCTTTTTGCTATCACAGGCACAGTGTACGAGGGCAGTCAGATGCTTAACCGAATACTCTCTATGTTCGGAAATAAATTCCCCGAGCAGAGACTGTGGAAGATAATATCCCTTGACGTACACATCGACGTACTCTTGAAACGGCGACGGCTTAATTCCCGAGATTTTCTCCATCTTAGAAAGCAGCTGAGTATAATCCAATTGCATCAAGCCGCGTCCGCTATCCGAACACTTATTGACATTCGAAAACCCTTCCACGAGTGTATGCACGACGAACTTAGAAATGGAAGACCAGAGAGCTCGGTGAACCTCATCTGTCACGGGCACTTTCTGTCCGACCTGATCTAAACGCATCGAAAACACTTGAATATCCCGCACTATCTGATCTACATAACTACTGTGTTGTGACATGACATTCTTGACCTCCCAATTCACTTGCGACATGCTTATCAGTATATTTCTCACGTTGAAAACTTGAGAAGACACGCACATGTAAATCGGCACTCTGATATCCACCGTGGCGTATACCGTCTGTTCGAAAAATGTCTGTAAAATAATCTTCTGATGCGGCTGTATAAGATTTTCTAAGTACGGCTGGAGTATGTCTAATTGCTTGGATAAAAATAACAGACTTTCCACGGCCGCTATTCTTTCAGCGAGTCCATGCAAAGTTTCAGGATTGCTCAAATTTACCAACTGGGAAGCTTGAGGTCTTAAATACTTAGTCGGCATGCTCTGTTCCTCATCGGCAGAAGGAACCATCTCGGTATCCTCAGATAAAGTAATGTTATTGCCGACTCTTCTAATAATCCAATTCAATTTAGCTGAATATAGAGTAGAAGACGAAACTTTCAAATCCGAAGCGAAGAAGTAATGAACCGAATACAAGTAATAGTCAAACATTTGAATCATCAACATGACGACTTCGAAAGACACTTGCTTTAAAAATCTACACATTTGTAAGTATTGACCGATGTCTCTCAGAATCGAAAGGGCCGTGTTCGTTACGATTATAGTATCCGTTGAAGTCTTCTTCAAAGCACTTTTATTCGTTGTATGCAACTTTGTGGGATCTGATTCAGTTTCGTCGACAAAGTCTCTTTTTAGCTCATCGGGTTCGTCGTCGTCGGAGATGTCGGTGCTTTGATCGTCTGAATAATTGTCCAATTCGTTCTCTAGTATGTCTTCATCTATGGCACTATCGTTGCGAAAGATGTGGAATGGAGTGTGTTTGGAATTCCGTGTGAAATACCTACCGATGTAAAAACTATCAGACGGAGCCGACGACCCTGCATCGGACGAATGAGTTTTCGTCGATATCGGAGTGTCTCTGTTTTTCACCGTAGCACTGCTCATATTGGAGCACGCTTTAATGTGACGCTTCAACTTGTCGAACTCTTGAAGGTGCATCAAATTGAACGACGACTTCACCGGACACAATTCCCATCCTTCATTCTCGAGAAAGATCCTCAGGACTTCCATGCGTCCAGCATGATAATTCTTCAAATATGCGATCGTACGATTTTTGATGAAGTTCTGAAGACCGTCAGACGTGTCTCCACAAAACTCCTCACCGACGGATATTAATCGTTTGAGAATGCCCAATACACGTACAAACTTCTCGAACGGATACTGAGACAGATCTGACTCGGTCAAAAAGGTCTTCactttaaattgaacgtcatgcCAAATTTTCAACAGGCCGTTTTTCAACTTTTCCCTGACATACTCCCGGTTGACGTTGATTTCGAAATCAGACGTCTCTTGAAAGTATTCGAAATTTTCCAGCGAGCTCTCGTTCTGCTTAGTATTCCAATTGACGACGTGGTGATAGCTCAACATTATAGCCCACAGCCTATCACAAAGATCAAGCAGACAAATTACGACACTACTCTCTTTTACATTTGCACACAATTCCTTAAACTTCAACTGTTCGTTTGAATTTTCACCGTTGTCCTTTTGATGAACTGTGATAGCTTGTAAGGCCGCATTGTTAATCGCAGATGCAAAGTGCATGTGCAGTTGATCCATCGCCACTTGAGTCTTATTCAAAAGCGAATAGGCCCGTTGTAGCTTAGTGAAAGTCTCATCGTCGAAATTGTAACAGATACTGGCTAACACTACGTCTAATTGCTCCTCAGCTAAATCCAACGTATCCTGAAGCCTTTGCGTCAACGAAGCCACGCACTTGAAATGGCGATGTTCAGATGCCGCTTTCTGCCCAGCTAAAACCAACCTAACGGCGGCTTCGTATTCCCTGCTCCGCATCAAATTCTGAACTTCGTCCTCTGCTTGTCGAAGATTCCTTATAGTATTCAAAGATCGCAATACTCCTTGAACGATTTGTTTCTTTCTGAAGTTTGCCAATATTGCAAATGTAGAAACCGTCAGGTTGGATTTTGCAGTCTTCAGCTCGTATCTGCTACGTCTGCAGGTCTGTATCGCTTCGGCTAGCTGCTGTTGAACGGTCGTGATCTCTTTGAACTCTTTATCGCAAGCGTCCCTCTTCTGAGAAATTAAATGAAGGGCTTTGTTCGAGACGACTTGCTGTTGTCGTTTCAGCTTCATGAACATTTCTTCAATGGCGGTGCAGTCTGGAGGGAATGGTGCTTTTTCAAGGACGTATCTACCCGGATCGACAGTTTCCGAGCTGGAGAAGTAAAATTGATCTATCTCTTTGAATACCTCCATATCAGCAGGACAATTCTCTCCGACATTAGTTCTACTATTGATTGTAATGCAATCAGCATTTTTCAACTGATTTGAATTATTTCTCTCCATCTAAaacaaaatcaatataaactttaatatcaaaattatatcTGCACgttatatgtaagtaagtacATTCGAACATAATTCCGaagcaaaaaatatttatatataatacaaaacaaaaaacattaaacacataaaacatttaacaaaaaacatTTAGGCTCGGAATGTGATTTATGAGATTATTTAAACTAAAGCTTGTGAATTGCAACTCAATCTTAAAATTCAACGACTTAAAAAAGCTACATAGTAAGtaacttatttatattttataattttgagaATCCTAATTTTTACATTGTAACATACACTTCAgaataagaaaagaaaaatatgcaATAGGAATAAGCAAATCCTAtctagtaaatataaatatatgatataaaatgatttttatccaCTATAAatagaattacgtttaaaaacatttttcttgcattttataaaaaaaatctattttgttTCGAATaattttctgtatatatattattcagtttatttgcaataaatttgcaattaaaaaataaataaattacagttAATTATTGTGCAACGTTGAAACGCAATTGCACATATTTATGATTAagtatgcaaaaaaatatttaccttAATTTTTTGATAATAGCGCAAAAGACGTCGAATCAAATAATTATCATGCCTTAGATCAGCAAGAAATAACCATGTTTTACTAATATACGTGAATAATGAATGAAGTGCGGCATATTGTGACAGCTGTCAGTTGTGACTATTATACTTGGAATATCGGCCATGCCCTTgtcatgaaaataaaaa
This Arctopsyche grandis isolate Sample6627 chromosome 7, ASM5162203v2, whole genome shotgun sequence DNA region includes the following protein-coding sequences:
- the eIF2Bbeta gene encoding eukaryotic translation initiation factor 2B subunit beta — protein: MSNDSIELTCLVEEAAGVKLDSWQSVRMPEETVRDPIVKFISDVKTRKIDGSFKIAVNTVTLLKDLIQKAKFENAEELLDQVKTAGKLLVNRLPQEAVAGNMVRRILCIIRTEYIAATKDSSSASASTTNSLEGIVRPNDEAATSYRKNVPNLKETVLEHISEFQIELETCLESIASQATEHIHSNEIILTLGASRLVESFLKRAAQKRQFHVLVAENAPNGEGHRMAAQLAKAKIETTVIADSAIFAVMSRVNKVMLGTQTVLAGGGLRAVVGSHTVALAAKHYSVPVIILCPLYKLCPEHLCNYEQEQFNILASPEGALPYSNGQLIHRTHAYCPIYDYVPPDLVTLFITNSGNNAPSYIYYHLSELYHRDDYKL
- the Vps50 gene encoding vacuolar protein sorting 50, which gives rise to MERNNSNQLKNADCITINSRTNVGENCPADMEVFKEIDQFYFSSSETVDPGRYVLEKAPFPPDCTAIEEMFMKLKRQQQVVSNKALHLISQKRDACDKEFKEITTVQQQLAEAIQTCRRSRYELKTAKSNLTVSTFAILANFRKKQIVQGVLRSLNTIRNLRQAEDEVQNLMRSREYEAAVRLVLAGQKAASEHRHFKCVASLTQRLQDTLDLAEEQLDVVLASICYNFDDETFTKLQRAYSLLNKTQVAMDQLHMHFASAINNAALQAITVHQKDNGENSNEQLKFKELCANVKESSVVICLLDLCDRLWAIMLSYHHVVNWNTKQNESSLENFEYFQETSDFEINVNREYVREKLKNGLLKIWHDVQFKVKTFLTESDLSQYPFEKFVRVLGILKRLISVGEEFCGDTSDGLQNFIKNRTIAYLKNYHAGRMEVLRIFLENEGWELCPVKSSFNLMHLQEFDKLKRHIKACSNMSSATVKNRDTPISTKTHSSDAGSSAPSDSFYIGRYFTRNSKHTPFHIFRNDSAIDEDILENELDNYSDDQSTDISDDDEPDELKRDFVDETESDPTKLHTTNKSALKKTSTDTIIVTNTALSILRDIGQYLQMCRFLKQVSFEVVMLMIQMFDYYLYSVHYFFASDLKVSSSTLYSAKLNWIIRRVGNNITLSEDTEMVPSADEEQSMPTKYLRPQASQLVNLSNPETLHGLAERIAAVESLLFLSKQLDILQPYLENLIQPHQKIILQTFFEQTVYATVDIRVPIYMCVSSQVFNVRNILISMSQVNWEVKNVMSQHSSYVDQIVRDIQVFSMRLDQVGQKVPVTDEVHRALWSSISKFVVHTLVEGFSNVNKCSDSGRGLMQLDYTQLLSKMEKISGIKPSPFQEYVDVYVKGYYLPQSLLGEFISEHREYSVKHLTALVHCACDSKKGRQELLALIDGRDSYVAVKGVPVKIP